From Deinococcus aquaticus, one genomic window encodes:
- a CDS encoding (2Fe-2S) ferredoxin domain-containing protein, translated as MSAKYFRTNGHLLVCQGPNCQARGSALLHRALWNHLERESLAYYKRGGTLRLTESGCLGSCSFGPSLCVYRAAPGVGLEEAWYAAVDFPLAARIAQAVHEQGPLPAEHQYGPE; from the coding sequence ATGTCTGCCAAGTACTTCCGAACGAACGGCCACCTGCTGGTCTGCCAGGGCCCCAACTGTCAGGCGCGCGGGTCGGCGCTGCTGCACAGAGCCCTGTGGAACCACCTGGAACGCGAGTCCCTGGCGTACTACAAGCGGGGCGGCACGCTGCGCCTGACCGAGAGCGGCTGCCTGGGCTCGTGCAGTTTCGGCCCGAGCCTGTGCGTGTACCGCGCCGCGCCCGGCGTGGGCCTGGAAGAAGCGTGGTACGCCGCCGTGGATTTCCCGCTGGCCGCCCGCATCGCGCAGGCCGTGCACGAGCAGGGACCGCTGCCCGCCGAGCATCAGTACGGCCCGGAGTGA
- a CDS encoding catalase family protein, whose protein sequence is MTHDGTSAFARYHDQLEQAQPDEAQTAERLAQVMRGYSEAFQGRYQHAVRSVHSKSHGVLIGELEVPGDLPAPLAQGLFARAGRYPVVLRLSAPPGDILPDSVSTPRALALKIVGPAGQDMVDGHVGEVTQDFLMNNGPVFAAKDTNGFLNNQLPIRLTLNAPEELKVAAALGAQVAARVTGDSGPLAGALKQLGGHPHTHPLGETYYTQLPQRWGDYVGKVSLAPASAHLTALKDQPVKVLGPGRADALRRAMADTVGREGGVWELRVQLCTDPQRMPIEDGSVQWDETLSPFQVVARLTVPPQDTARPDKLVFADERLSFNPWHALAAHRPMGNAMRARRRVYEMSVQFRREHNDEPIPEPRSAADLPRP, encoded by the coding sequence ATGACTCACGACGGGACTTCCGCGTTCGCCCGGTACCACGATCAGCTTGAGCAGGCGCAACCGGACGAGGCGCAGACCGCCGAGCGGCTCGCGCAGGTGATGCGCGGGTACAGTGAGGCCTTCCAGGGACGCTACCAGCATGCCGTTCGCAGCGTGCACAGCAAATCCCACGGGGTGCTGATCGGCGAACTGGAGGTGCCGGGCGACCTGCCGGCCCCGCTGGCGCAGGGGCTGTTCGCGCGGGCGGGCCGCTACCCGGTCGTTCTGCGGCTGTCCGCGCCTCCCGGTGACATCCTGCCGGACAGCGTGTCCACGCCGCGGGCCCTGGCGCTAAAGATCGTGGGTCCGGCCGGGCAGGACATGGTGGACGGGCACGTGGGCGAGGTGACGCAGGACTTCCTGATGAACAACGGTCCCGTGTTCGCCGCGAAGGACACCAACGGCTTCCTGAACAACCAGTTGCCGATCCGCCTGACCCTGAACGCCCCGGAGGAACTGAAGGTCGCGGCGGCGCTGGGCGCGCAGGTCGCGGCGCGCGTCACGGGGGATAGTGGGCCGCTGGCGGGCGCCCTGAAGCAACTGGGCGGGCACCCGCACACGCACCCGCTGGGCGAGACGTACTACACGCAACTGCCGCAGCGCTGGGGAGACTACGTGGGCAAGGTGTCGCTCGCGCCGGCCTCCGCGCACCTGACCGCGCTGAAAGACCAGCCGGTGAAGGTCCTCGGGCCGGGCCGCGCCGACGCGCTGCGCCGCGCCATGGCCGACACGGTGGGCCGTGAAGGCGGCGTGTGGGAACTGCGGGTGCAGCTGTGCACCGACCCGCAGCGCATGCCCATCGAGGACGGCTCCGTGCAGTGGGACGAGACCCTGAGTCCCTTTCAGGTGGTCGCCCGGTTGACCGTGCCGCCGCAGGACACGGCCCGTCCGGACAAGCTGGTGTTCGCGGACGAACGCCTGAGCTTCAACCCGTGGCACGCCCTGGCAGCCCACCGGCCCATGGGGAACGCCATGCGCGCCCGCCGCCGCGTGTACGAGATGTCCGTGCAGTTCCGCCGCGAGCACAACGACGAACCCATCCCGGAACCCCGCAGCGCTGCCGACCTCCCCCGACCCTGA